A part of bacterium genomic DNA contains:
- a CDS encoding aldo/keto reductase produces MKRRDFITRSVMGACALGATGCGARKPKNIPLWKELAPFYPRPGGGSMPMSELGKTGIRISNFGFGSHIRAEMRTYDKQREYMIHEAHDLGVNVFDVYDQEEGVSTGGSYQYEPFGKQIAPFKNDILISISFRPFDGRTPEQELERDLRLFGREHIDLVRILRKPEDPIWETLFRFKEKGYIRAVGAPIHDMEHVDWLVGKVPIDYILFPYNFYHNICWFEEKEDDFDPLPTRLRENGIGVMTMKPFAGDYLVRPFIEVARQVAREKEISFTKAALRYVINSGVKPATTLTGMYNLYNLYENVEAYYNPTMSDEERELLNNIRQYASRTSHALLPGHYKWLDNWAGV; encoded by the coding sequence ATGAAACGTCGCGATTTCATCACACGGAGTGTGATGGGGGCATGTGCACTCGGAGCAACAGGTTGCGGCGCCCGTAAACCGAAAAATATTCCACTCTGGAAAGAACTTGCTCCTTTCTACCCGCGTCCGGGAGGCGGTTCAATGCCGATGTCGGAACTCGGCAAAACGGGCATCAGGATTTCCAACTTCGGATTCGGGTCACACATCAGGGCGGAAATGAGAACCTATGACAAGCAGCGTGAATACATGATTCACGAAGCGCACGATCTCGGCGTTAACGTATTTGACGTCTACGATCAGGAAGAAGGGGTATCAACGGGCGGCAGCTACCAGTACGAGCCGTTCGGCAAACAGATCGCCCCATTCAAGAACGATATTCTCATATCCATATCCTTCCGGCCATTCGACGGGCGGACTCCCGAACAGGAGCTTGAACGCGACCTGCGGCTTTTCGGCCGTGAGCACATCGACCTCGTACGAATTCTCCGTAAACCCGAGGATCCGATCTGGGAAACCCTTTTCCGCTTCAAGGAGAAAGGGTATATCCGCGCTGTCGGAGCGCCCATTCATGATATGGAGCATGTCGACTGGCTCGTCGGGAAGGTTCCCATCGACTATATTCTCTTCCCGTACAACTTTTATCACAACATCTGCTGGTTCGAGGAAAAAGAGGATGATTTCGATCCCCTGCCGACCCGTCTCCGCGAGAACGGCATCGGCGTAATGACCATGAAACCATTTGCCGGCGATTATCTTGTCAGGCCGTTCATCGAAGTCGCCCGGCAGGTTGCCCGTGAAAAGGAAATCAGTTTCACCAAGGCGGCGCTCCGTTATGTCATCAATTCGGGAGTGAAACCCGCAACGACACTGACCGGGATGTACAACCTCTATAACCTTTACGAAAATGTTGAAGCCTATTACAACCCGACCATGAGCGACGAGGAGCGGGAACTCCTGAACAATATCAGGCAGTACGCGAGCCGGACCTCACATGCGCTGCTTCCCGGACATTACAAATGGCTCGATAACTGGGCCGGCGTATGA
- a CDS encoding sugar phosphate isomerase/epimerase, translated as MRLCWNDGLGGPLGKLDPKEAKLIYDIGFRVAGVNAGYQEPSEADIDHARNVLADAGLTPGPYGIGASAVRPDKTEEKEHMRQIAQALKIAGKLKCTALRYSVGSLHPKDIWMHHPDNHTQKALDRLIDNTRELVPVAEDSGVMLCPETTLWTIVNSIERMKEFVDRLDSPYARITFDFVNHMSYDRVYESGRFMRCAVATLGDRIGEFHVKDVMVQDKLLVCHIDEAPMGTGLLDHETLIRVSTQLEPWKTFSLEHISEYGQVKKAHDHIQGIADRIGHTWTDPRLTRPLWERDKQKK; from the coding sequence ATGAGACTCTGCTGGAACGATGGTTTGGGCGGTCCTCTGGGAAAATTGGACCCGAAAGAAGCAAAGCTCATATATGATATAGGATTCCGTGTTGCCGGAGTCAATGCCGGTTATCAGGAACCCTCGGAAGCGGATATCGATCATGCACGGAACGTGCTTGCGGACGCAGGGCTTACGCCGGGTCCTTACGGTATCGGAGCTTCCGCTGTCCGGCCCGACAAAACCGAGGAAAAAGAACATATGCGTCAGATCGCTCAGGCGCTTAAAATCGCCGGGAAACTCAAGTGTACGGCGCTCAGGTATTCGGTCGGAAGCCTGCATCCCAAAGATATCTGGATGCATCATCCCGACAATCATACACAGAAAGCTCTCGACAGACTTATCGATAACACACGGGAGCTCGTTCCTGTCGCCGAGGATTCGGGTGTCATGCTCTGCCCCGAAACTACCCTGTGGACCATTGTCAACAGCATCGAGCGAATGAAGGAATTCGTCGACCGGCTCGACTCACCCTATGCCAGAATCACTTTCGATTTTGTCAATCACATGTCCTACGACCGTGTTTACGAATCGGGGCGGTTCATGAGGTGCGCTGTTGCCACGCTTGGCGACCGTATCGGCGAGTTTCATGTCAAGGATGTCATGGTGCAGGATAAGCTTCTCGTCTGCCATATCGATGAGGCTCCGATGGGAACCGGCCTTCTTGATCACGAAACACTCATCCGTGTTTCGACACAGCTCGAGCCATGGAAAACTTTCTCGCTCGAACACATTTCGGAATATGGTCAAGTCAAAAAGGCACACGACCATATACAGGGTATCGCAGACCGTATCGGACATACATGGACAGATCCGCGCCTGACACGGCCTCTTTGGGAACGCGATAAACAAAAAAAATAG
- a CDS encoding methyltransferase, translating to MTSRERVLAALNHHEPDRVPIDCSGHRSSGISGIAYHRLRKYLGLEQRPVRIYDPVQQLAIVDDDVLDRFRVDTIELGRGFALDDKAWADWVLPDGTPCRMPVWALPERDGNRWVIRSRKTGRIIAQMPDGALYFEQTYWPFAEGEADLDAMPGLWSESMWAAIASPPGPEAEGPEGLKMLAEGARRLREKTDKAILGLFGGNLLEFGQFMYRNDNFFMLLAGEPKKAHDFLDRMVEIHLANLENFLGTVGKYIDIIVFGDDLGMQTGPQISPQMYREFFKPRHKILWNRAKELADVKVNLHSCGGIRELIPDLIEAGLDAVNPVQINCRGMNLDELKKEFGRDLVLWGGGCDTGHVLPDDTPEAVAGHVRGQIAVGRKGGGFVFQQVHNIMANVPPENIAAMFDAVSE from the coding sequence ATGACATCGAGAGAACGTGTTCTCGCCGCGCTGAACCACCATGAACCTGACCGGGTGCCGATCGACTGTTCCGGGCACAGGTCGTCCGGCATATCCGGTATCGCGTACCACAGGCTCAGGAAATATCTCGGGCTCGAACAACGGCCGGTTCGTATCTATGATCCCGTTCAGCAGCTCGCGATTGTCGATGATGATGTTCTCGACCGCTTCAGGGTGGATACCATCGAGCTGGGACGGGGATTCGCCCTCGATGACAAGGCATGGGCTGACTGGGTTCTTCCGGACGGGACCCCGTGCCGGATGCCGGTATGGGCACTTCCCGAGCGTGACGGGAACAGATGGGTCATCCGGTCTCGGAAGACCGGAAGGATTATCGCCCAGATGCCTGATGGCGCACTCTATTTCGAACAGACATACTGGCCGTTCGCGGAGGGTGAAGCCGATCTCGATGCCATGCCCGGTCTGTGGTCGGAGAGCATGTGGGCGGCGATAGCTTCTCCTCCGGGTCCCGAAGCGGAGGGGCCGGAAGGGCTTAAGATGCTGGCAGAAGGCGCTCGGCGTCTCCGTGAGAAAACCGACAAGGCCATCCTCGGGCTGTTCGGCGGCAACCTCCTCGAGTTCGGTCAGTTCATGTACCGGAACGATAACTTTTTCATGCTGCTCGCCGGTGAACCGAAAAAAGCCCATGATTTCCTCGACCGTATGGTGGAAATCCATCTCGCGAATCTTGAAAACTTCCTCGGCACGGTCGGAAAATACATCGACATCATCGTGTTCGGGGACGATCTCGGGATGCAGACCGGGCCGCAGATTTCACCGCAGATGTACCGCGAATTTTTCAAACCCCGGCATAAAATTCTGTGGAACCGGGCGAAGGAGCTTGCCGATGTCAAAGTCAACCTTCACAGCTGCGGCGGCATTCGCGAGCTTATTCCCGACCTCATCGAGGCGGGTCTCGATGCAGTTAATCCCGTCCAGATCAACTGCCGGGGGATGAACCTTGACGAGCTGAAAAAAGAATTCGGGAGAGACCTCGTGCTCTGGGGCGGCGGATGCGATACCGGGCACGTGCTTCCCGATGATACACCCGAAGCGGTTGCCGGACATGTCCGCGGTCAGATTGCAGTCGGGAGAAAAGGCGGCGGGTTCGTCTTCCAGCAGGTCCACAACATCATGGCAAATGTACCCCCTGAAAATATCGCTGCCATGTTCGACGCGGTGAGTGAGTGA
- a CDS encoding carbohydrate binding family 9 domain-containing protein, producing the protein MPRFTACMLFLVTSSIILSVTSRTARSQETSTIGTDLIKGPDIHIVVRESKEPIVIDGKLDDPGWKYAEPYIGYFFQQEPLDRAPSSEKTKVMVVQDKDTIYFGIQSYDSEPDKIFASAMRQDKDIFRDDVIELLIDTFQDYRNCYAFATNPLGVKGDAIISDEGSDINKSWDCIWQVKSSINAEGWVTEMAFPFKSLKYKKGDIVEWGLNITRNIKHTNETTYLVPIPRGLGHDGKFKGELFAILENIKTPSYTINMEVQPYIRGGYTSIYEPEKKHDSELDAGFDVRYHITPQLTADATYNTDFAQVESEEEVVNVTRFNIYLPEKRDFFLENAGLFNFSMTSSAGEYYDADADFILFNSRTIGIKDGKRTPLYGGAKVAGRVGKFSLGVMNIESERTSIDSSRVEPSTNYTAFRLKRDLFSKSYVGMMVLNKESAGDEYSRTFGADGFLSFSQEFNMKGSLAKTMENDTEDNGKNWAGDVKVTLNKEWIDGSISYTFIDSLFNPQMGYVRRGDIRKTDGNLSFTKWLNNRYLKSISWENGIVYTTNHNNTLETRENQSELSFSAPSGDNLSFSINRDYDFLPDEDYIRDIRIDAGRYTVTYKQISLNSYQARTVSGNISYQWGEQLDGESKRISVTNRTKLSNHFNMDLNYTYNDLDLKNGSLTANVLAGRWTYSFTTEMFAKCYIQWNDADERISTNLLFDYVYRPKSHLYIVYNENRNTLLDSSDNITDRIMQVKVTYMWGL; encoded by the coding sequence ATGCCCAGATTCACTGCCTGCATGCTTTTTCTCGTAACAAGTTCGATTATCCTTTCCGTAACATCACGTACAGCCCGTTCTCAGGAAACCAGTACCATCGGAACCGATCTCATTAAGGGCCCCGATATTCATATTGTTGTCAGAGAAAGTAAGGAGCCCATCGTTATTGACGGCAAGCTCGATGATCCCGGATGGAAGTATGCGGAACCCTATATAGGGTATTTTTTCCAGCAGGAGCCTCTTGACAGGGCGCCATCCAGTGAAAAAACGAAAGTTATGGTCGTTCAGGACAAGGATACGATCTATTTCGGAATTCAGTCATATGATTCCGAGCCCGACAAGATTTTTGCCTCGGCGATGCGTCAGGACAAGGATATTTTCAGGGACGATGTCATCGAGCTCCTCATCGATACGTTTCAGGATTACCGCAACTGTTATGCATTCGCCACCAACCCGCTCGGAGTCAAGGGGGACGCGATTATCAGCGATGAGGGAAGCGACATCAATAAAAGCTGGGACTGCATCTGGCAGGTCAAATCCTCGATAAACGCGGAAGGATGGGTAACGGAGATGGCGTTCCCGTTCAAATCGCTCAAGTATAAAAAAGGCGATATCGTTGAATGGGGGCTCAATATCACCCGCAACATCAAGCACACCAACGAAACAACCTACCTTGTTCCGATTCCCCGCGGACTTGGGCATGACGGCAAATTCAAGGGAGAACTCTTCGCCATCCTCGAAAACATCAAAACGCCTTCGTATACGATCAACATGGAAGTACAGCCGTACATCCGGGGGGGTTATACTTCCATTTACGAACCGGAGAAAAAACATGATTCCGAACTTGACGCCGGTTTCGATGTCCGTTACCATATCACTCCGCAGTTGACTGCCGATGCGACATACAATACCGATTTCGCACAGGTCGAGTCAGAGGAGGAAGTGGTCAACGTCACACGTTTCAATATCTACCTCCCCGAAAAACGCGACTTCTTTCTTGAAAATGCGGGGCTTTTCAATTTCAGCATGACATCCTCGGCGGGAGAATACTACGATGCGGACGCTGATTTCATTCTGTTCAATTCGCGGACAATCGGTATCAAGGACGGCAAGAGAACCCCGCTCTACGGCGGTGCAAAAGTCGCAGGCCGGGTCGGTAAATTTTCGCTGGGAGTGATGAACATAGAGAGCGAAAGAACCTCGATTGATTCCAGCCGGGTCGAACCCTCGACGAATTACACCGCGTTCCGGCTGAAACGCGACCTGTTTTCCAAGTCATATGTAGGTATGATGGTTCTTAACAAAGAATCTGCCGGGGATGAATATTCGCGGACGTTCGGCGCGGACGGATTTCTCAGTTTCTCCCAGGAGTTCAACATGAAAGGGTCGCTTGCAAAAACCATGGAGAACGACACTGAAGACAACGGGAAAAACTGGGCCGGCGATGTGAAGGTAACACTCAACAAGGAATGGATTGACGGCTCGATCAGCTACACGTTCATTGACTCGCTTTTCAATCCCCAGATGGGGTATGTCCGCAGGGGTGACATCCGTAAAACCGACGGAAATCTCAGTTTTACAAAATGGCTGAATAACAGATATCTGAAAAGCATTTCCTGGGAAAACGGCATTGTGTATACGACAAACCATAACAATACACTCGAAACCCGTGAAAATCAGTCTGAACTGTCTTTCAGCGCCCCGAGCGGAGACAATCTGTCGTTCAGCATCAATCGTGATTATGATTTTCTGCCCGATGAGGATTACATCCGTGATATCCGGATCGACGCGGGAAGGTACACCGTTACATACAAGCAAATCTCCCTCAATTCATATCAGGCCCGTACTGTTTCGGGGAACATAAGTTATCAGTGGGGTGAACAGCTTGATGGTGAGAGCAAGCGTATATCGGTCACGAACAGAACAAAGCTGTCCAATCATTTCAACATGGATCTCAACTATACATATAACGACCTTGACTTGAAAAACGGCTCACTCACGGCGAATGTTCTTGCCGGAAGGTGGACGTATTCATTCACAACGGAAATGTTTGCGAAATGCTATATCCAATGGAATGACGCAGACGAGAGAATCTCGACCAACCTGCTCTTCGACTACGTATACCGGCCCAAGAGCCATTTATATATCGTTTATAACGAAAACCGCAACACCCTTCTCGATTCATCGGACAATATCACGGACAGAATCATGCAGGTCAAGGTGACATACATGTGGGGTCTGTAA
- a CDS encoding aldo/keto reductase, translating into MKRRDFILKTAAGTLGAGLAGCGSGAPRTMLIKKDDIRYSDYSFKATVPRPSGGSIPAGELGTTGIRVSKFGFGSHMRSDIVKFFDERQQIIREAYDCGINLFDVYDKEHECYQYEPMGKHLAPMIKNVVISIAVLPYENRTLEQEFERDLKLFGRDHIDLVRIHAYDPSQPGWEYWEKCFRLKEKGAIRAVGVPVHYLSDLDSVLSSFPLDFVLFPYNYYHNTAWLGHSVEGKSADFEPLPEKLRKKGIGVMTMKAFAGDPLQPPLRHVADSIKKHPELNYNQAALRYVINSPVRPDATVTGMYNLDHLYLNVDAYLRPQMSAEERELLEKVRNVARLSAKAWLPDHYRFLEEWASETTDLGEISV; encoded by the coding sequence ATGAAACGCCGTGATTTTATCCTGAAAACCGCCGCCGGAACGCTCGGCGCAGGTCTTGCCGGCTGCGGCTCAGGCGCACCGCGGACGATGCTGATCAAAAAGGATGACATACGATATTCGGACTATTCGTTCAAGGCCACCGTTCCCAGGCCATCAGGCGGGAGTATTCCCGCGGGGGAGCTTGGTACGACCGGTATCAGGGTATCGAAATTCGGCTTCGGCTCGCACATGCGCAGCGACATTGTCAAGTTCTTCGATGAACGTCAGCAGATCATTCGCGAAGCGTACGACTGCGGTATCAACCTATTCGATGTCTATGACAAGGAACATGAGTGTTACCAGTACGAGCCGATGGGTAAACACCTCGCGCCGATGATCAAAAACGTTGTCATATCCATAGCGGTGCTGCCGTATGAAAACCGCACATTGGAGCAGGAATTCGAGCGCGATCTCAAGCTCTTCGGCCGCGACCACATCGATCTCGTCCGCATCCACGCCTATGACCCGTCCCAACCGGGCTGGGAATACTGGGAAAAGTGCTTCCGGCTCAAGGAAAAGGGCGCAATCCGTGCTGTCGGCGTTCCGGTGCATTACCTGAGCGATCTCGACAGTGTACTCAGCTCATTCCCGTTGGATTTTGTCCTCTTCCCGTACAATTACTACCATAACACGGCATGGCTCGGCCACTCTGTCGAGGGGAAGTCGGCCGATTTCGAGCCTCTGCCGGAAAAACTCCGGAAAAAAGGCATCGGTGTCATGACCATGAAGGCGTTTGCCGGGGATCCGCTCCAGCCGCCGCTGAGACATGTTGCCGATTCGATAAAAAAACACCCTGAGCTCAATTACAACCAGGCGGCGCTGCGGTATGTGATCAATTCTCCGGTCAGGCCCGATGCGACCGTAACCGGCATGTACAACCTCGACCACCTCTACCTTAATGTCGATGCTTATCTCCGCCCGCAGATGAGCGCCGAGGAACGCGAGCTTCTTGAGAAGGTGAGAAACGTCGCCCGGCTCAGCGCAAAGGCATGGCTGCCCGACCATTACAGATTTCTCGAGGAATGGGCTTCGGAGACAACCGATCTCGGTGAAATTTCGGTATAA
- a CDS encoding GxxExxY protein — MEINELTELIIGCAYKVHKELGMGFLEKVYENALKIELENSGLDVNQQYPITVNYHGQVIGDFFADLFVEKQVIIELKAVQNLAREHEVQLVNYLAATGIDNGLLINFGSSVKVKRKFRKYNG, encoded by the coding sequence ATGGAAATCAATGAATTAACGGAGCTTATAATCGGTTGTGCGTATAAGGTTCATAAAGAGCTCGGGATGGGATTTCTTGAGAAAGTGTATGAAAACGCTTTAAAGATCGAACTTGAGAATAGCGGACTGGATGTCAATCAACAGTACCCCATCACCGTGAATTATCACGGACAGGTAATTGGTGACTTCTTTGCGGACCTTTTTGTGGAAAAACAGGTGATCATTGAGTTGAAAGCAGTCCAGAATCTGGCCAGAGAGCATGAAGTACAACTCGTAAACTATCTCGCGGCCACCGGAATAGATAATGGTCTCCTTATAAACTTCGGTTCGTCTGTCAAAGTAAAGCGAAAGTTCAGAAAATATAACGGATAG
- a CDS encoding PKD domain-containing protein, with translation MPRIDGKTDDWAIVPPEYTYGTGMLNDTEDGHGTDIDRKDLDVRVTVGWVKGMNRLYFLYEAYDDFWDFERFNPNGYSNDIFEIAVDGDLSGGPFITNAQFSDKIENHFAFSGVHAQNYHIYTPPQNNAWVLVWGCQPWISELPWSNYAYSYNFKHGESGKLVLECWITPFDYAPYDGPERAVESKLVENTLIGLSWSILDFDGGKRDGHYNLAHNVKMVSDASYLCAFRLMPLEDKFKDPIKAQWSFKVIDMDRRLVSFKDESYGEITQWLWNFGDGTTSTERNPIHEYAKPGIYYVVYLDVEGPKGKSRTAKYWDVMVK, from the coding sequence ATTCCCCGTATCGACGGGAAAACCGATGACTGGGCTATCGTTCCTCCGGAATATACTTACGGTACCGGGATGCTTAATGATACCGAGGATGGCCATGGAACAGATATCGATCGCAAGGACCTCGATGTCAGGGTAACCGTCGGCTGGGTCAAGGGTATGAACCGTCTCTACTTTCTCTACGAGGCGTACGATGATTTCTGGGATTTCGAGCGGTTCAATCCCAATGGCTACAGTAACGATATCTTCGAGATCGCGGTCGATGGCGATCTGTCGGGCGGGCCGTTTATCACCAATGCCCAGTTCAGCGACAAGATCGAAAACCATTTTGCCTTCAGCGGGGTACATGCCCAGAACTACCACATCTACACACCACCGCAGAACAACGCATGGGTGCTTGTCTGGGGATGCCAGCCCTGGATCAGCGAGCTTCCCTGGTCGAATTACGCTTATTCCTATAATTTCAAGCATGGCGAGAGCGGAAAACTCGTGCTCGAATGCTGGATAACGCCGTTCGATTATGCGCCGTATGACGGTCCCGAGCGCGCAGTCGAATCGAAGCTCGTCGAGAATACCCTCATCGGGCTTTCATGGTCGATTCTTGATTTCGACGGTGGTAAACGCGACGGCCATTACAATCTGGCGCACAATGTCAAGATGGTGAGCGATGCCAGTTATCTCTGTGCGTTCCGTCTCATGCCCCTCGAAGACAAATTCAAGGATCCCATCAAGGCGCAGTGGTCGTTCAAGGTCATCGACATGGACCGCCGTCTCGTTTCATTCAAGGATGAATCGTACGGCGAAATCACACAGTGGCTCTGGAATTTCGGTGACGGCACAACATCGACAGAACGCAATCCGATCCACGAGTATGCCAAGCCCGGCATTTACTATGTCGTCTATCTCGATGTCGAGGGTCCGAAAGGGAAGTCACGGACCGCGAAATACTGGGATGTCATGGTGAAATAG
- a CDS encoding esterase: MNSLKKFCLTAFLFVSVVVSPQIVQAQLKDKALSPVINADRTITFRLQAPEADSVSISIGFLDKSQPMTKGNNGVWSITLGPAKPDIYPYSFLVNGVRMIDPTNPFFHANYFPTSSLLFYPGDKPAFWEEQPVPHGLLHYHRHHSSLLNDNRGYYVYTPPGYEQSGKKTFPVLFLLHGYSDLENGWTVSGQAQFILDNLIAEGKAVPMIIVMPFGYAPPLPGDGEGDWKDWFSRVEPRYEPYLINELIPRIEQEYRVYKDPGHRAIAGLSMGGGQTLYFGLHNPDTFAWIGAFSSAVYTDFHGKFLNDPANLNAKIKMLWIGCGKDDFLYKSNIEFIELLKQKNIKHTAYISEGRHEWWVWRNYLYEIAQKLFK; encoded by the coding sequence ATGAACAGTTTAAAGAAGTTCTGTTTAACAGCGTTTCTGTTCGTTTCAGTAGTGGTCAGCCCGCAGATCGTACAAGCCCAGTTGAAAGACAAAGCTCTCTCGCCCGTCATCAATGCAGACCGTACCATTACCTTCCGTCTCCAGGCACCGGAAGCGGACAGCGTGAGCATCAGCATCGGTTTTCTCGACAAATCACAGCCGATGACGAAAGGAAACAACGGTGTCTGGAGCATAACGCTCGGCCCCGCAAAACCTGATATCTATCCGTATAGCTTTCTCGTCAACGGGGTTCGGATGATCGACCCGACTAATCCTTTTTTCCATGCGAATTATTTCCCCACATCGAGCCTTCTTTTTTATCCCGGGGACAAGCCCGCGTTCTGGGAGGAGCAGCCGGTTCCCCACGGGCTTCTCCACTATCACCGGCATCATTCCTCTTTGCTGAACGACAACCGCGGCTATTATGTCTACACTCCTCCCGGGTACGAACAGAGCGGAAAGAAGACATTTCCGGTGCTTTTTCTTCTCCACGGCTACAGTGATCTGGAAAACGGCTGGACAGTATCCGGCCAGGCGCAGTTCATCCTCGATAACCTGATTGCGGAAGGCAAAGCCGTGCCCATGATCATCGTGATGCCGTTCGGTTATGCACCGCCGCTTCCGGGTGATGGTGAGGGCGACTGGAAGGACTGGTTCTCACGGGTTGAGCCGCGTTATGAACCGTACCTTATCAACGAGCTTATCCCGCGTATCGAACAGGAATACCGTGTGTATAAAGACCCCGGGCACCGTGCAATCGCCGGATTGTCCATGGGTGGAGGGCAGACGTTGTACTTCGGTCTCCATAACCCCGACACGTTCGCATGGATCGGGGCGTTCAGCTCCGCTGTTTATACTGATTTTCACGGTAAATTCCTGAACGATCCCGCAAACCTCAACGCAAAAATAAAAATGCTCTGGATCGGCTGCGGGAAGGACGATTTTCTCTATAAGAGTAACATTGAATTTATCGAGCTTCTCAAGCAGAAGAATATCAAACATACAGCGTATATTTCCGAAGGGAGACACGAATGGTGGGTCTGGCGGAACTACCTGTATGAGATCGCCCAGAAACTGTTCAAATAA
- a CDS encoding methyltransferase, with the protein MTSRERIMAALNHRETDRIPVDFAGHLSSGISAIAYARLRKYLGLPDKPIRVHDPGQQLAIVDEDMLDRFGVDTIELGRGFAHDEYCWADWVLPDGTPCRMPEWSLPERADGEWVMRDRNRRVISRMPDGALYFEQTYYPFAENGDPETLSDVLSLRGPAGSGIPGPLAEGPNGARTLASGAKRLRERTARAILGIFGGNLFEFGQSMYRNDNFFMLLASEPLKAHRFLDKLMEIHLAALERFLGAVGEYIDIIVFGDDLGMQTGPLISPRMYREFFKPRHAFLWNRAKELADVKVNLHSCGGIRELIPDLIEAGLDAVNPVQITCTGMELDGLRRDFGKDLVFWGGGCDTRSILPDGTPDSISKHVREQCALFGNNGGFVFQQVHNIQANVPPENIVAMFEAVNS; encoded by the coding sequence GTGACATCGAGAGAACGGATTATGGCGGCGCTGAACCATAGAGAAACCGACCGCATTCCAGTGGACTTCGCGGGCCATCTCTCATCGGGTATCAGCGCCATAGCTTACGCCAGGCTGAGGAAGTATCTCGGTCTTCCGGATAAACCCATCCGCGTTCACGATCCCGGGCAGCAGCTTGCCATAGTCGATGAGGATATGCTCGACCGTTTCGGAGTTGACACCATCGAACTCGGACGGGGATTTGCGCATGATGAATACTGCTGGGCCGACTGGGTGCTCCCTGATGGTACACCATGCAGGATGCCGGAGTGGTCTCTGCCCGAACGCGCTGATGGGGAATGGGTCATGCGTGACCGTAACCGCCGGGTTATTTCACGAATGCCGGATGGCGCACTCTATTTCGAACAAACGTACTACCCTTTTGCCGAAAATGGCGATCCCGAAACACTTTCCGATGTATTGTCACTGAGAGGACCGGCAGGATCGGGTATTCCCGGCCCGCTTGCCGAGGGTCCCAACGGCGCACGCACGCTTGCATCGGGAGCGAAACGGCTTCGTGAAAGGACGGCCAGGGCCATTCTCGGAATTTTTGGCGGCAATCTCTTCGAATTCGGCCAGTCCATGTACCGCAACGACAATTTTTTCATGCTGCTTGCCTCGGAACCGCTGAAGGCACATCGTTTTCTCGACAAACTCATGGAAATTCACCTCGCCGCGCTCGAACGGTTTCTCGGTGCGGTCGGGGAATATATCGACATCATCGTGTTTGGCGATGACCTGGGCATGCAGACAGGCCCCCTGATTTCACCCCGGATGTACCGCGAGTTTTTCAAACCCCGCCACGCTTTCCTGTGGAACCGTGCAAAGGAGCTTGCGGATGTCAAGGTAAACCTTCACAGCTGCGGGGGCATTCGCGAGCTTATACCCGACCTCATCGAAGCCGGTCTCGATGCGGTGAATCCCGTCCAGATAACCTGCACCGGTATGGAGCTCGACGGGCTCAGGCGAGATTTCGGTAAAGACCTCGTCTTCTGGGGCGGCGGGTGCGATACCCGGAGTATTTTACCGGACGGAACGCCGGATTCGATCAGTAAACATGTGCGGGAACAGTGTGCCCTCTTCGGGAATAATGGCGGTTTTGTTTTTCAGCAGGTTCATAACATTCAAGCAAATGTTCCACCCGAAAATATTGTCGCGATGTTTGAGGCGGTAAATTCCTGA